The Montipora foliosa isolate CH-2021 unplaced genomic scaffold, ASM3666993v2 scaffold_465, whole genome shotgun sequence genome contains the following window.
ATTTAGCCGCCCAGTCCGCCAATTGGCGTTTCTATGACGACAATTTTCGTCAGTTGCGGCAAGAGCAGCAAATTTCTTGGGATAATATTCACAGCGAGTTGTGGCTTCGGGCACACTACCAACCACAAAAGCTAAATGGGTCAAACCGGGGAGGCCAAGGCAGATATCGCAGCACTTGGGCTAGAGCAAATTTCCCCAAGGGTTTCTGCTGGAAGTTCCATAACGGGACTCACTGCAACGGGTGCGCCTTTAAACACCACTGCTTCAAGTGCGGTAACAACCATCCAATCTTCCGTTGCCAACAGCAGCAAAAGCCCACAGCGGGGCGAAATCCCACAACGAAGCAACCACCCATGCCTACAAACAGCGCTTCCCACACCGGTTAACGTAGCCGTTCTTTCCCGCGGTTTATTAGGCTATAACTCCCGCATCGCTTATCGTTTAATCAAAGGCTTTTCCGAAGGGTTTAAGATTAATTATCAGGGTCCCAGAATTACGTCTACCGCTCCAAATTTAGGCTCCGCTAATGAGAATCCTGACGTTGTTGACGAAAAATTGCGAAAAGAAAGAGAATTGGGTCGTATCGCGGGGCCCTTTGATTCCCCTCCGCTTGCCAATCTCCGTATTTCCCCTCTCGGCGTTATTCCCAAGAAAACGCCAGGCGAATTCAGAATGATTCATCATTTATCGTATCCAAAGGGAGCGTCGATAAACGACAGTATTCCACCCGAGTTTTCATCAGTTAAATATGCGTCTGTTGATGATGCGATAAGCCTTATTCAAAGACAGGGCAAGGGTTGCGCTATGGCCAAAACCGATGTGAGAAGCGCTTTTCGTATCGTGCCAGTACATCCTTCGGATTACCCTTTATTGGGTtttaaatggaaagaaaaatggtaTTATGATAAAACCCTGCCTATGGGGTGTTCAAGTTCATGTCAAATATTCGAAGATCTTAGTACAGCGATGGAATGGGTCGCGAAGAACAAATTGCAAATTCCGCACATAATACACATTTTGGATGACTTCCTGATCATTGACAAATCACTAGATACGTGCGGTGCAAAATTAAACAGATTCTTACAATTTTGTCATGAACTGGGCGTCCCTATGGCAGAAGAAAAGACTGTGGGCCCGGCTCACGTTCTTACTTTTGCGGGCATAGAACTAGATTGCTTACAACACGAGGCCAGGCTTCCTCGAGAGAAGGTTGAGAAATGCCGCGAGGTTATATTACAATTTTTGTCACGTAAAAAAGTCACGCTCAGAGAACTTCAATCATTGATCGGCTTATTAAACTTTGCTTGCTCCATAATAAAACCAGGCAGAGTTTTTCTACGCAGGTTGATTAATCTTACAATAGGAGTTTTCAGACCTACGTATTTTATCCGCCTTACTTTAGACGTTAAAAAAGATCTCAGGATTTGGCAACAATTTCTAACATCATTTAACTGTCAATCCATGTTTCTCGAGGAGGTTTGGACCTCATCCGGCGCACTTTCCTTTTACACGGATGCCGCACAATCATGCGGTTTTGGCATTATCTTCGGCACGCATTGGACATATGGCGAGTGGCCTGATAAATGGAAGCAACAGGATATTTCCGTACTTGAACTTTATCCCATTGTGTTGGGCGTACACTTGTGGGCAGCCCGATTAAAAAATAAACGGGTATTGTTTTACTCAGATAATGAAAGTGTCGTACACGTCATTAACAAGCAAACATCTAAACACAAAGGTTTGCTAGCTCTAGTACGGCAGCTGGTTCTCGTATGTCTGTCCCAGAACATATATTTTAGGGCTCGACACGTTCCGGGGAGGCACAACGTATTAGCTGATAGTCTCTCTCGCTTGCAGGTAGAGAGGTTCTTGTCTCTCACGAGAGGAATGGATTCGTTGCCCACAACAATCCCCCCTCATTTGCAACCAGGCAACTGGGAAATACACTAGCCAGACTCTTAGCAGGCAGTTTGAGCACATCGTCACTCAAAACCTACCAACAGGCTTGGAGGATTTTTCAGCGCTTCGCGATTAACGTCTTGAGCAGAGCCATTTCACAGTTTCCAATTTCGACAGATACACTAGCGTTGTTTGTCGCGTACTTAGCGGACAATAATTACAGTGCGGCGACGACTCTTACTTACGTCTCTGCACTGGGTTACGTACATCGCTTAGCTTCATTGCCCGACCCAACAAAGTCAGAGTTGATAAAATGTGCCCTCAAAGGGTATGCCAAAATTAACCCCACTCTAGACAACAGATTACCTATAACGCTACCAATTTTAGAGCAAGTAATTTGTGCATGTGAGCAGACACTTTCTTCGTGCTTTCAAAGAAAACTAATTCGCGCGATGTTTGCTCTGGCGTTTTTCGCAGCTTTAAGAGTAGGAGAGATGACCATCACGGCAGGCAAGTCATCTACCAACTTACTACTGCTTGAGCAGGTATTCTTTCTGAAAGATAATGCGGATTCTATCGTGGGCATCAAACTGTCTATGCGAAACTATAAACACAGCGATACCTCTCGCCCTACTGACCTTATCGTATACAAAGATAAGCCTGTTTGCGCCGTGACATTGCTTTTGGATTATTTGAGTTTACGCGGACGGAACGCGGGTCCGTTGTTCTGCTGGCCTAATAACACAGCAATTACTAGGCCGTATTTTGCTCAGTGTCTCAGTCAGGCCCTCATTTTTTCGGGTCTAGATACCAAATTCTATAAGAGCCATAGTTTTCGAATTGGCGCCGCTTCGTGGGCGGCCGCAAAAGGCATGTCTGATGCTCAAATTCGTACGTTCGGCCGATGGAAATCGACCGCCTTTTTAAGATATATTAGAACACCAACTTTAGCCCACTCGTCGCCCCTCTAATTTGTGACATTTAACAGGCCACTCGCCATATCTCTCTGATGCTTGGGTACTCGCCAGCAGGACGAGTGATGATAATCTCAACAAAACAATATTACTCAGATGCTTACGCAGGGGCTAAGCAGGTACCTATGTAATTCTTAAGTAACCCAGTAGATTCTCTTAGAATTCGCCGGGTAGATATAAGTTTTTAAAGGACGACAGCAGATGTTTAAGCAGGGGCTAAGCATCACTTTCGTTCTTCTACTAGCAACGCGTACAACGGCAGATGCTTACGCATGGGCTAAGCATTTTCCTCTCGTATATAAGTACAGTTTAGAGTAACGTTAGGCCGGCATAATTTCGCCGGTCGGATACAGCCCCATAAAGGTAAACAACAGATGTTTACGCAGGGGCTAAGCATCTTTCTTTTAATTAGCAATATGATATAGTTGATTAGTTACGGGCAGTGTTCACGTTTATCCGCGCTTTTGACAGCAAATCCCTTTATGTAAAGGCTCAGTATTGGCTTTGGGTGGGGCTGCCCGTCCTCGTTCCTCGTCTCGGGACGTGGCGGGTAAtccctcacctttgctgggaaCTGCTTACTTGTTTACGCCCTAGTTTCTCACTTTGTATATTCGATAAGAGAATAAACGGCCACGCCACAAGCGCGGCCAAATTATCACCAACTAGGTGTCACTTATTCTCGCTGTTCCCAGCAAACCGAGCTTCGCCAATACTGCGCACTAACGCTGAAATATCCAGCTTTTAGAATCAGAGAGCATAAAGGAAATTTATTACCATAATAAATGAATTTATGCTGCTTGATTAATGTTAGTTCCAGCTCCCAGCCGAGGGATTTCCGGTTATCCGGGACATTATATCTACCCGAACGTACTTAGCAAGACTAGGCCCTGTGAGATGCCTCTTTTGCAGCTAGCGCACATCGGGAGTACAAGCTCTTAACCAGCTACACTAAAGTCGCGTGATTCGACCCTCCTCCTCCCCATGCCTACCACAGGACTAGGTCATGCCTTTCTTGTTCTATTTTTGTGGGTAATCCCTCAGGCGGGTAAtccctcacctttgctgggaaCTGCTTACTTGTTTACGCCCTAGTTTCTCACTTTGTATATTCGATAAGAGAATAAACGGCCACGCCACAAGCGCGGCCAAATTATCACCAACTAGGTGTCACTTATTCTCGCTGTTCCCAGCAAACCGAGCTTCGCCAATACTGCGCACTAACGCTGAAATATCCAGCTTTTAGAATCAGAGAGcataaattgtttttaatgtttatgtgacaattttagGCTTGATGAGTATATATTTACAACTAAATATTATCTAGTCTATTATAGTTAGATaacaattgtttaaaattttatgTATGTAACTCTTacttaattttgatattttatttgtggttacttttattttttagttctgCTTTTGTCATGCGTTTTATACATGAGCCACTGGCTCGGATACTGGGGGCAACCTCAATCCCACGCAATGACtttaataaattgattgattgattgattgattggttagTTCTAGAGGTTTTAACGTATAGATTACCAGCTGCTGAGAATCTTGTGAAATGATGATGAACCTGCTCGGAGTGGGTAAAGAGCATAGAAATATTAGAAGGGACACGGTGATTGTTAATGTCATGCATCATAGAGGAAACCAAAAGATAATAGAGCATTGTCACTGGTAGGATTCTGGAGTGAACGAATAGCGGGGCACTATGAGCTTTGCTATCCGCAAAATACATTAGTCGGAGAGCAcgtttctgtaaaatgagaatcttatttagatgaatgttagcagcttggccccaggcaatgagaccataggaaatataGGGTTCAATTAAGGAGCGGTAGATAGTAAGCAGGGGGGCAAATGGGACAAGGTGTCTTAATCTTGCGATCATACCTATTCCTTTGCTAATTTTAGATGAGATATAATCAATatgatacttccaagagagattaTTATCTATCAGAATTCCTAGATATTTCACGAAAGTTTTTTGTTCTAGTGGTACACTTTCTTTTAAATCGTTATTATAAATTTCCAATTGAATTTTGCAGTCTGGTTTGTGTTGGTAAGGatggaatataacaaagttTGATTTACTAGTGTTAAGAGAAAGTTTGTTTGCATCCAACCAATCACCCACTTTAATGAGTTCCTCATTAACAACTGTTTCAAGATTCTTCagatctttgtttgaatatagcaagtttgtatcatcagcaaataggtaaAAGTCAAAGATCTGGGAGCATCGGTAAATATCGTTAACATAAATCAAAAAGAGAAGGGGGCCAAGtacagacccttgagggacaccgcaAACTATCTCCTCTTTGTCCGATACGGTTGAACCAATTTGAGTCGACTGACTCCTTTTCGACAAGTAAGAAGAGAACCAGCTATTAATTATTCCTCTTACTCCATAatgatttaatttatgcaataagATTGAGTGATCTAccgtatcaaatgccttttttaaGTCAATAAAGATGCCACAAGAGAATAACTTTGCATCAATCTTACTTTGAATCTTATTTAAAATATCTAGGATTGCGTGTTGGGTCgagcaattgtctctaaatCCATATTGAGAACTAAAAAAGATACCATTCTTTTCGCAATATGATCTAAGGCGTTTATACATCAATTTCTCAAACAATCGATTGAAGACCGAAAGTAgggaaattgggcggtaattacATGGATCGGTTTCGTCGCCCGTTTTGTAGACAGGAATCACTTTGGCATGCTTCAAAAGATGGGGATAAATACCGGTTGAGATAGACTTATTCATCAAGGCAGCTAAGAGGGGAGAAAGGCTATGACGCACAGATTTTAGAAGATGAACCGGGCAAGAATATAAGCCGTATACTTTATTACTGGGTGTAGCCAAGATTTCCATGTCCACCTCGGACGAACTTACAGgatcaaaaaagaaagatttataATGATTAGTACCGGCAAGGTAGTCCTGGAAGTTTTTCCTGGGAGATGATATATTGCGTGCAAGCCTTGATCCAATAGACGCAAAGTAATGGTTAAAGATATTGGTTATTTCAGCCGGATTTTGTGTTTCTCCAGAGTTGTTAGGGCGTTGAAGGGTTGATACTTGTTTCCTATTTCGCCCATtagataaacaactttattgGAGGAGCTAAGTTTTTCTAAAGTCATGTCAAGATATTGCAGGAATTGTTCCGGATCATTATGCTGCCTATAAATCACACCACAAACGATATTTTTACTCTTTGGGGATTCAATTTCGATCCATAAAGcctgaaaagcttcttttgaggTTCTCACCTCCACATGATAGAGGTGTTGGCACATATTCAAATTAATAGTTTGATAGACGGGCATTAAAATCTAGCCCGGatgaatttgtaatttttgtttcagtgattccGATTACACTGAATTGATAGTCAAGCTCATCTAAGAGATGGACTTGAAGGTTATCAATGTTTCTCCGCAGGTTTCTTACATTAGTGTGGAGTATAGAGAAAGGAGATTGATTTTCTGATTCCGTTAGAGACTTTTTAAACGTGGAAAAACTATagggtgaaaaatatttgcatcttATTTGTTGCATGCTTAAGTTTCTATCGGGGTTTAATTTTGGTTCGGTATTTAAGCAAAACAGATCTAAATCATAACTACTATGAAGTTTATCTAAGTACTTTTTGGTCGGCAAGTCACTGTTGAGTATGTTATTAAACTGTCCATGAGCTCTAATAATATCGACATTCGCATATGGAAGTTCGCTTAGGATAGAATTTTTGGTACAACAAACACGCTTTTCGCTTACACCCATCCTTATTATCTAATCAAAACGACTAACAAACACTACAACAACATGAATACTTAGCTTTGACTTCCGTCCTGTAAATGGTGCAAGTCCGTGATATCCTTAATCTTGATGGCTCGAGACGTGGCATCTTTGCGAAGGTACACAAACGATCCCTTGGACCAGCAATACTGGTAATGAAACTGCTCTTTGAACCTCTTAGCTTCAAATAAGACCTTCTGCATTCTTGGCGTTAAATGGTCAAAAATTCTAACAGCAGAAAGGGAAACATCTTCGGAGAAATCAACAGCAGACGGGTCAACTCTACTTGCATTTCTTCTCTGATTCATAACATTATCTTTTGACAACCGCCTAATGAATCGACAAATGATTGGCCTCGGACCGCCATTGCCGGTGTTTCTTGTCGGGACTCGATGGGCTGTGTCGATGTCTTGGATTGATACAGCGGATCCCATTGCTTTAAATAAACGTTCGCATAGCGCACTCGTAATTGCCGAGGATTCGTCTTGACTCGTCTGAGGGACACCAACAATCTTAACATTGTACTGATAACTATACTCTTGAAATTCATCGATATTCCTGGAAACTCTATTAAGTTCAACAGCAAGCTCTTCAAGCTTAGCACTTAAGCGTTTAAGTTCTTTGCCAGCAAAGACCCTAAATCGCTCAAAATCATCAAATCCTTTACTCATAAATTCTAAGCTTTGCACTGTTTCATCTTTCGTTGCTGCAGGTTTCTTTGATTGCTCCTGTAGCATCTCCTTCATCTTAGCAATCTCATCCGCCATGACAGACAGTTGATCCTTAAGATTGCTGTTCTCTCTCTTAAGGCTCGCAATAGACTCAGGCATTCTTGGTTTTCTCGGAAAACAATTAAAGAAAACGACcgggaaagaaagaaatggaaaattatcgAAACTTGACTAGGATTAGCGGAGCTCGCGAAGTAACGTCCGACCTGGCCAACTCACCACTGGCCAACAACACCTGGCCGGGGCTACACGAGGACATCACTAAGCTTATGGATATCctaaaaaagaatcttttccctgccCACTTAATTGAAAGGGTTGTCAACCGCTACGTTACTGGGACTCTAAGTAATCATAGTCCCCGGGTTTCCCTTCCCTCTTCACCTACATTCTATTTTAAGCTACCTTACATAGGTCATTTTTCTGTCGTCACCCAGAAAAGAGTTCGTCACCTTATCAAGCGCTATTGTAATGATTTGGACattaaattagttttttcttcctttaagaTAGGCAATTTGTTTGGCgtgaaagaccctatccctggcgggcttcgttcGCGTGTTGTATACAAGTTtgcatgtgcaggctgtaatgcctgttatgtcggcgaaacaacccggcatttttccacacgcgtgcgtgagcatttagtcagtgacagggcctctcacattttcaaacacttagagaattctgaacattgtcacGCCTTGTGTTCAGTGGACTGTTTTcacattttagatcacgcctctaccacgtttcaacttaagataaaagaggcatttcatattcgaagagaacaaccttctttgaatcaacaattgcatcacgtaaatctgaaattatctttttaattttcacattgccacgttttatgtacattccgttgttactaatgtaattagcatttttcctacttataaattcaacttctaacgctttgtaaatctatcaactgaagatgacagaagtttctgtcgaaacatgttttgcaaatttaagagtgttgtcgttttctttaaaatttgaaaacgcagttaaagtgtgtttttctgtttgacaaattgtccaaaatttgctCCGAGGCCAAGCAACGGTGAAGACTtaaaatgaattcaattggcATCAAACTTAACACAAAATAAGAACAACCATTCTCTTCCATTCCTATCTAGATACTTTTTATGGACATGCTAAAATTGTGATTTTCAAAGATCCTTAAAGAACATCCTCAAAGTACGCATAACATGCTGGCGGAAAATGGGTGATACTTAACGCGATAAAAATGTACATGGTATGTAATTCTTAGACTTTTATGCTTCATATTCTTCGACTGTTGCTATTATTCCGAGGTCCCGAGTACGGCCGgaggccgtactcgagacagagggcacagtttttcccaatacggaccgaccaaggccggtgaataacatttttatttatttctaaattctatttttagaaggtaggagaaactattaagaaaaacattgaaatggcttcttctacatttcgccaagtttgttgacttttgaaagcgaaacttcacacagtgtaaaaatattcctgaccaattcattttattgtacatttgttactgctctattgcaaaaaactatcaagacaaattgaaacttcgatCTTTCAagtcgcaacttcactctgcgcttagcgtagttggttaccatggcCGTTtgcaggagataggaaaatactgcccgctcccggaaccaatcagattgcaggattctcagttTACCGCCCGCTcacaatcaaagaaataaataataaaagttACTGAAAATCGTATTTGTGgacaaaacaaatttgaattaaTACTGGTTTATTGCAAGTCACTTTTCTATCACGATTTCAAAACTGAACTTAATACAGCATTAAATATGTTTAATTTTCTGCCAAAAGACATCGTGATTCAGAcgataatttaatattttaggtACAAGAAATGTACTCCACTGCAATGCGAAAtgtattgaaaaatatttttggaattttttagACTAGTGTTtcagttttcgtttttctttttttttcttttttttttaacgcacACAGTATcagtttcactgaaatgcatgAACGACTTGGCCGAAGATTTCGCTTTTAAAAGGTAGTAGTAGAGCAAAAATATGACAGAATTTTAAACCAAATCAGTATACATGTTACAAAATaggaacgcattgcgtacgtgtggtagtgcagtaactcaGCGCTTTATTCAGTATTGTGAagtgagctgcgttttgtcttccacgagattcaagttgtctttgagTAATAGGTAGCCGTAATattacacgatattgttttagtatcgtaaatcatttaagtgccatggtagatgtcttagatAAATAGTCCCTGAGAAGACAAGTggaaatactaaacccagaaagattgaagaaaataaaaaggaatcgagaaacattggcttcgaggctggcATGTTGATCATTCTCAaattcccttacaacttctttttcacaacaAGGTTAAACGTGCACTCTGCGCTTAAGGCAATATTTCACTAAAGTTAAGaacagaatagaatagaatagaactTTAATAGGATCATCCTCGAAAGGTTTTTCAGGCACTATTTACAATGACTTGAATACTTTAAAATACTAAACTGCTTAAGttataaataatgaataaaaGAATTCGTggtaacattttaaaaaaggcCCGCTCTGTAAGTTGCCCTTTTATAGCTTGTTTGAAAGACTGCAAGGAAACACATTGCTTTATGTCATTATCTAAGTTGTTTCAAATACTAGTCCTCTATATGCGAATGTGCGTTGGCTGGTAGCTGTTCTATACAAAGGTATTTGTAATAAATCACGATTGCGGGTGTGGCAGGCATGGATACTAGAGCGTTTAGTGAATTTATCTTCCATATTTAGTTGCGAAACCATTAAGACATAACGCCAAAAATTTTTGtggttgccttttttttccgGATTTCGACGTCTTAGCAAACTAGTGAGATCACTAGCAAAGTGCACAGCTTTcatacaacaaaaggaaaaatgataataataataataataataataataataataataataataataataataatagtaataataataacaacaacaactttatttacacTGAGTGcgacctaacaaagttttttttttaaaaactgtctgctaatcaggatgtgtgaatttgattgacagtcacacctccttgcaaagttcgcacagttgtaagagTCACCAGTTGTGCATCAAAGTGGCCTACTAATTCTTTTGTATGGTCTGAAAGCAACTTAGCGATCTACCCTGTGTCCATGATTAAAATTTAGTTTAATGGAAGATCCGAGGTTTGCGGCCCGTGATCAAAACCTAAAGGACTCTTTATCTGAAGCTAATTGAGCGTTTTGTGTCGAACCCACGTGAGATAAAGATATTTAATTTTGGGTTGACTCTGGCCCTCCGTGACTAATTGTATTTCTGCACGCGCCGTCACTAATCTGAAGTGATTGTGGAACCCTAGAAGTTCTAGCGTGGACGTCAATTTCGCCTTACCTCGCGTAATCACCCATCCACTTGCCGAACTACAGGATTTATCTGCCTCGATTTGCAACTGTATTCAATTCTCTTGAAACTATAAGCTAAAAACAAATCAACGCAAAGGTTGAAGGGAACATTAAGAAATTAAATTTAGCggcacaaggaaagaaaacataATAGAGCTAGCAGAAGGGTTGGTTATGGTGATCGCCTTAAGGAAGACCCTCATTTAAAGTTAGGTGGCTTAGAAAGGTCTGCCTTGGCTTCCCCGACCCATGACACTAAACTAAACTGTTTTACCAACAGAACTCGTGGTTTGGCGGGGACTGATTGCCTTCTTTTACCAGAGAATCTGTACCCGGATCATCCTCCAGAAATTTGTCTCGAGTCAGCTTTTGTAGGCACAGCTTCAGTATTTTAACTTCTTTATTCTGGCGTCAaacttcagcactctgccgttgcCGGCAGCCAACTCTATCATCAAACTACTAAAAAGTGCTCTTGCTgagctgtgattggttaatcaATACATTTCCTTTGAAGAACAAAGGTGACAGCCTGGGCGTATGATTACGTGCCCCGGGCATTGCACCTGAACTAGGCGAATAAGTGAGTGTCACAAAAAGTTACAAGATTAACTCTCCTGAATAAAGCACTTTCGCGAGTAAGCTTTGGGTGCCAAATAGACAGCTATAGCTGATCAAAGAGCTTGAAAAGTTATACAAACGTGATTCTAAAACCCTCAGCATCACAGGCGGAAAAAGTTTGTGGTAGCTTCAATCGGTACTTTACACCAACCCGTGCCCGCTAACCGCGGGAAAGCTAACGCTACAGATAACTACGCTAAGATAAAAAACATGGTTGGTCTTACAAACTTCTCAGAAAGAGCCGCTAAAACGGTCCTTGTGTTTCCAAACAACATCAGCGGAAATCTGGCTTTTTCCTAATGCATTCCCTTAAATCAATTGCGAGGGACGAGGTTGTTTGCGACAATTAACTTTGGTCGCACGTTTCAATTTCCTATGTTCGTTCTTAGCATCATGCATTTAGAACTCTGCATACAATAACGCGATCTTGAAAAGATTGAttcaaatattataaaatatgcttcaacaTATGCCCTAAATAAAGTTACTTCCACGTGCTAATACACACTGAGTACAAATTACATTCCTTTTAACTGTGTCTTGGAAGGTTTTCtaatttagaaaataaataaagtcaaACACTAAGAAACGGCAGCAACGCTCACCCCTGAAATTGGGCGAATTGAACCTAAGACATGTGTATCACTGGTATTTCTTACAAACTAGACGATCCGTGAGCATAAACTGCCACAAGCTTGTTCTGATATTTCGCAGTTTACAGGGATTGCTACTATTAGCATgggacccgtacaccgaccGACCTATATTTGCTATTAATACGGGAGTCTTCTTGGAATGATCACAGGTTCAATAACACTCGGGAAATCTTACTACTTCGACTTGAATTCCTTTATATACAGTTCAGCTGTCAAACAACGGCTTTGATGCATGTTTAATCTCAAGAAATATACCTTCTTCGTTCGATGTCACCGGCCATCTCACCAGACTTGTGCGTCTCGAATTTAGGTCTATTCACTTTTTATtacttattttttattttcattcaattttctctatttattttcccttatctattttttttatttatttaagctTTGCCTTAGAAAGTTCCTTCCTTTTAACACACTCTTGTACTTCTggttgtttttgaaattaaaattttaatttcgcacagagtttgtttttttccttaaccttattgtggggttgagagtttgctttgtgaacatctccccctcattttacagaccaaccctaacttttgtctatgatttttcctcaactcaccatccacacacaaaTAATTTCCCCCCAAAAATACCCGCTTGCTAGTGAATGTTctagttagtggagaggaaccccttcttgtaaagcggattctaataaaaacaccattaggaaagccacaaaggttgctagtgaaactgctgctattactattaaataacaattccactacaactcGCGGCACTCATGGCGGTAAATCTATTCATTACAAAATGGCCGTCCTTGCCGTAAACTGATATGCACAGTATGATCATTCACCGCTGGTCATACGAAGGGAGGcacaaaaaaatgtcatttcggCCC
Protein-coding sequences here:
- the LOC137989535 gene encoding uncharacterized protein, whose product is MPPKGQRPAVNKAYLTRVSKRRRGAAETAEITQHPATLRQVPANTGQEITSTSSAGGTANQHQAIVPEGALQGIADAIAEAVKKSLRDTGLVLPQPVNQPHIQFVPDQPPEPAPQPSVQAAVRTNIQTLTGGILEVSEPTVDSSREVLVSHERNGFVAHNNPPSFATRQLGNTLARLLAGSLSTSSLKTYQQAWRIFQRFAINVLSRAISQFPISTDTLALFVAYLADNNYSAATTLTYVSALGYVHRLASLPDPTKSELIKCALKGYAKINPTLDNRLPITLPILEQVICACEQTLSSCFQRKLIRAMFALAFFAALRVGEMTITAGKSSTNLLLLEQVFFLKDNADSIVGIKLSMRNYKHSDTSRPTDLIVYKDKPVCAVTLLLDYLSLRGRNAGPLFCWPNNTAITRPYFAQCLSQALIFSGLDTKFYKSHSFRIGAASWAAAKGMSDAQIRTFGRWKSTAFLRYIRTPTLAHSSPL
- the LOC137989549 gene encoding uncharacterized protein; the protein is MPESIASLKRENSNLKDQLSVMADEIAKMKEMLQEQSKKPAATKDETVQSLEFMSKGFDDFERFRVFAGKELKRLSAKLEELAVELNRVSRNIDEFQEYSYQYNVKIVGVPQTSQDESSAITSALCERLFKAMGSAVSIQDIDTAHRVPTRNTGNGGPRPIICRFIRRLSKDNVMNQRRNASRVDPSAVDFSEDVSLSAVRIFDHLTPRMQKVLFEAKRFKEQFHYQYCWSKGSFVYLRKDATSRAIKIKDITDLHHLQDGSQS